GGTAAATCCACGCTACAATCAACGATGACAACACAATCGTGGTGATTTTCAGGGAAAAGAGGTGCTTGGACTTGAACTTCATCGTTGTTTATATTTATCTATTTTCCGATATAAGGTAAATCTCGAAATACCCAGCAATTCTGCTGCTTGATTCATGTTTCCGTCAGCTTGTTCGAGGGCTTTTTCGATGGCTGATTGTTCCAGTTCTTCCAAATTCAGGTTCTCGGATTTCGTTTTTCGCACCGGCGCCGGTTTCAGCATAAAGTCATCGGCAGAAAGCGTATATCCCGATGCCAAAATCACAGCGCGTTCCATAGCGTGCTGCAATTCGCGCACGTTGCCCGGCCAGTTGTATGCGTTTAGTTTCCGCAACGCAGATGTAGAAATGCACCGGATGTCTTTCTTGTATTTTTTCGCGAAGCGATGTAAAAAGTGACCGGCAAGTAGTTCAATATCTTTTCCACGCTCACGCAATGGCGGAATATGCAACTCGATAGTATTGATGCGATAGAGCAAATCTTGCCGAAAATAGCTACGAGCAACCATTTCGTGAATATCGACATTTGTGGCGCAAAGCAAACGTACGTTTATGTGTATGGGAGAAGTGCCGCCAAGACGCATTATTTGTTGTTTTTCGATAGCTGTTAACAACTTCATTTGCGTTGCTGGCGTGAGATTTCCGATTTCGTCCAGAAAAAGTGTTCCGCCCGATGCAATTTCAAACCGTCCGGCTTTTTCCTTCTTAGCATCGGTAAACGCCCCTTTTTCGTATCCAAAAAGTTCGCTTTCGAACAGTGTTTCGGGAATAGCGCCTAAATCGATATGCACAAACGGCTTGCCGGCGCGTGGTGAGCAACAATAAAGCAGGTTGGCAATCAGGTCTTTCCCCGTTCCGTTTTCACCCAGGATCAGTATGTTGGCATCGGCATTTTTCAGTTTGTCGATGGTTTCAAACAAGGATTGCATTACTTGGCTTTCTCCGATAACTTCGGGAAACGAAAGGTTGCTCTCAAGAGCCGCCACTTGTTTTTTCAGTTGCGAAACTTCTGTACGTTTACGGCGTAATTCCACGCCCGAAGCCACCGTGGCCAGCAATTTGTCCTTTGCCCACGGTTTGGGAATAAAATCGGTAGCGCCGGCTTTAATTGCTTGCACCGCTTTCTCAGTATCGGAATAGGCAGTTACGAAAATCACCACCGCATCGGAATCGGTTTCCTTTATCTTTTTTAGCCAGAAAAAACCTTCATGTCCGCTATCTGCATCTTTCGTAAAGTTCATGTCGAGTAAAATCACGTCAGGAGCGAACGTTTCTATGAAATGAGCGATGCGTTCGGGTTGTGTTGTGACTTTTACCTTTTCCACGTGCGGTTGCAGCAGTAGATTAAGAGCGAAGAGAATGTCTTCGTTATCGTCAACGATGAGTATTTTTCCTTGTTTGGTTGTCATGGTTGTCGAATTAAAAAACTTATCAAACATCTGTTTCATTCCACGGCACAATTTGTGCTACGGTACGGTTTTGCCTTTCGTTTCCGCCGTAAATCAATGTTTTTGTGAGTTTCGTTTCTTTTGCGAGTGCAGCGTAATAATTTAATCCCTTAAACAAATCCGGCATAATGGTCTGTGTTGCTTTGATTTCTACAATTTCAGTTTGCTGCGACTTTTCGAGTACCATGTCCACCTCGTTGCCTTCCGAATCCCGCCAAAACCACGGCTCTATTTGTTTTTCATTTTTATGATGCAGACGCTTTACGTATTGCGAAATAATCATATTTTCAAACAATGTGCCCTTTATGGATTGATTTTCAATTTTCGATACGTCATTTATTTTTAGCAGATTACTTAATAACCCTGTGTCGTAGAAATAAAGCTTGGGAGATTTGACAATGCGTTTGCTAAAATTGTTGTAAAAGGGTCTCAGCAGAAAAATGATGTAACTGTTTTCTAATGCCGACAGCCACGCCTTTACTGTTGGCGACGAAATGCCACATTCTTTTGCCAAGTTGCTCATATTCAAGATCTGCCCTGCACGAGTTGCACACAATGTCAAAAACTTTTGGAAAAGGCTCATATCCTTGATGGCAATCAATTCGCTCACATCGCGCTGAATGTAGGTTTCGATGTAGTTCGGATAAAAATCCGAAGGCTTGATATTTCGGTCGTAAATAGCAGGGTAAAAACCTTTTTTCAAATATTCCGCGTATTCTGGTTGAAGTAGTTCCGCATTTGTCAATTCTTGAAAATCGAACGGAAAAAGCCGAAAAATGGCAACTCTACCCGCCAAACTTTGCGTGATGTTTTGCATCAGATGAAAGTTTTGCGAACCCGAAAAAATAAATTGCCCCATTATTCTGCTATCGTCAACAATGGATTGAATATATGAAAACAAATGCGGTACGCGCTGCACTTCATCAAAAATAACATATTTACCATACTGGTTTAAAAAACTTTGCGGATCGGTTTCCGCAAAATTTCGCGTATCCGGATTTTCAAGGTTCACATACCTGTAATCCGAAAACATCTCTTTTAGCAACGTTGTTTTGCCTGATTGTCTTGGTCCCGTAAGTGCGATAATGGGATATTTTTCTGCAAGTTGTTTCATAGCACCTGCTATTTCCCGATTAACCATCATAGTTTATTGTTTTTTAGATTGTTTTGGATGCAAAGATACTTAATATTTTAAAAATACAGGACTATAACTTTAAATTTACAGGACCACAACTTTAAATTTACAGAACTCCAACTTTAAATTTGCAGGATTTGTTGTTTAAATTTACACAACTTTTACCCTAAACATTCATTAGACTTTAAACATTAAACTTAATTCCCACCACAAATGTAAACAATATATCTTTACAAAACTGTGCGAAATCGAACTCAATTTGTGCGATTCCACACTTTTTGCAAAAAACATTAAAATCGTAATAATCTAATTATCTTATACATACGCCTTTGGTACAACTTTTGTTATTTGTTTTTTATATGAAACAAATCATCGTCATTCTCTCCTTGTTTGCCTTCGGGCATTTGGCAGCAGCTCAAGACACACTTCGGCTCACATTGGACGAAGCGGTGGCGCTTGCCCGGAAGCAGTCGCCGCAGGCGGTGGCGGCACGCCATCAATACCGGGCGGCTTATTGGAATTGGCGGTCGTTCAAGGCCGATTACCTGCCCAGCCTGACGTTCTCGTCCAATTCGCAGCTCAACCGGTCCATCAGTCCGGTTACGCTGCCCGATGGAACCGATAGTTTTGTACACCGCAACCAATTGCTCAACGACGGCTCAATGACCATCAATCAAAATATTGCCCCACTTGGAGGTAGCGTGTTCGTACAGAGCGGTTTGCAGCGATTGGATATTTTCTCCGAAAACCAATACTCGTTCAAATCCACGCCCGTGGTCGTCGGATATTCGCAAAATCTGTTCGGTTACAACTACCTGAAATGGAATAAGCGCATCGAGCCTGTACGATACAGCACAGCACAAAAACACTACGCCGAAACGCTCGAATTAGTGGCTTCGGAGGCGGCAATGAAATTTTTTCAGTTGGCTACGGCGCAAAGCAATTTACGTTCGGCAAACTACAATTACGCCAATGCCGATACCCTTTATACTTACGCCAAAGGACGTTACGAAATAGGCACCATAACCGAAAACGAGATGCTGCAACTGGAAATCAATTACCTTTCGGAACAAACCAATCGCCTGAATGCCCGCATTGAAATGGACGACCGAATACAGGATTTACGCAGTTTTTTGGGAATTACGGAAAACATGGAAATGGTGGCGGAAGTGAGTGAAGCAGTGCCCCATTTTACTGTTCCCGTGGACGATGCGCTACAACTTGCGCGCCAAAACAGTCCCGACATGGAGCTGCTTGCCTTGCAAAAACTTCAAAGCGAAAGTGCGGTGGCCTATGCCAAAGCTTCGCGAGGATTTAAGGCTGATTTGTATATGCAGTTCGGCTTGTCGCAAACCGACCGCAGTTTTGCCAACGTCTATCACAATCCGCTTAACCAGCAATTGGCTAGTTTGGGCATTCGCATCCCGATTTTGGATTGGGGCGTGGGGCGCGGACGGGTGGAAGTGGCAAAAAGCAACCTCGAAAAAGTAAAAATAGACATTGCGCAAGCGCGAACCGATTTTGATTCCAACGTGATAAAACTTGTGAAGCAGTTTAACCTGCAAGCCGATAAAGTGGCTATCGCGCAGAAAACATCGGTACGTGCCGCTCGCCGGAACGATGTGGCCTACCGTCTTTATTTATTAGGCAAATCCACCGTTCTCGACCTCAACGCCGCCACTGCCGAAAAAGACCGTTCGCAACGCGACTATATCCGCGAACTGCAAAACTACTGGAGCCTCTATTACGGATTGCGGAGCATCACGGGATGGGATTTTGAGAAGAATAGTCCGATTTTGAATGTGTCAGTACAGAAAATAGAGTACAGATGTCAGAAGACGGAAGACAATTTTTATAGTTTAATTAAATAAAACCGGTACAGCAAAGCGTTGCTCTACTTCAAAAATTGAAATAATAATATAAGCGAAAATTGATCTGATCAAAAGAAATCGCCGCTCCAAAGCATCGACAAGAATTGTAACACGGGATAAATCTCCACATTGTTCATCCTTCGCGGATTTTTATCCAACGAAACAATAATCAGCCGGCAATCGGGAAATTCTTCCGAAAATGCCTTTAATCCCTTTGTGTGATGCGATTGCACTTCGTCGGATGATTTTATTTCAATGGCTGTTTCGGCATTTCCGATAATGGCGTCCACTTCGTAACCCGATGTTGTGCGCCAATAGGACAAGCTGAGTTGAGGCTTGAAATAACCAAGGTAGGCTATAAGTTCTTGCATGATTAAATGTTCGAAAGCATGTCCAAATTCGGGTGAACCGGGGTTTATCTCAGTTCTTTTGAGAAGAAAATTAGCAATGCCTACATCAAAATAGTAAAACTTGGGAGATTGGATAACACGACGTTTCACGTTTCGGGTAAAAGCGGGAATGGTATAACCTATCAGCGTTTCTTCCAAAATAGAAAAATACTCTTTCACTGTAGGTGCACTCACGCCGCATTCCGAAGCAATGTTGTTGTAATTGAGAATTTCACCATTGCTCAAAGCCGCAATCTCCATAAACCGAGAAAAAGTATTCAGGTTTCGCGTAAGTGCTTCGGCTTTTATTTCCTGTTGCAAATAATCGCCCACGTAAGCGTGAAGCCGGTTTGTGGCGTTTTCCACTAAATAGTGGCGCGGCAGCATACCGTTATTGCAGGCTTTTACAAGGTCGAAATCGGGAATTTCGGCGCTGACAAACGGATACAAGTGCTTTCGAATAGCTCTGCCTCCAAGCAAATTCACACCGCTTCGGCGTAACTTGCGTGCACTGGAGCCGCTCAGGATAAAACGAAGATTATGATTGCTTATCAACCAATGCACTTCGTCAAGTAAAGCAGGGATTTTCTGAATTTCGTCGATGATAACCAACTCGTTTACGAACAGGCTTAGTTCTTCGCGTAACAGTGCCGGACGGCGGTTATAACGTTCAAATTCATCCGATTTCAACAAATCGATGATTCGTTTGTCGGGAAACAGCATTTTCAGCAGCGTACTCTTACCGGTTTGCCGCGCACCCCAAAGAAAAATGCTTTCGTTCTCTATATCCTGAATTGTTATTTTTCGTGATAACATTCTGATTTGTTTTTTGTGAATAATAAGGTAAAACCGTTACAAAGATACATTATTTTTCATGAATATCTAAAGTATAGCTTTGTTTTTTCATGAATATCTAAAGTACAACTTTGTTTTTTCATACAGATTTCAGATAATAGACTTTTAACGCCAATGGCCAACATAAAAATGAACAACCCGGAACTCGAAACTCAGAACTCAAAACTTAGAACCGATAACTCTTTCCACGAATCCCGCGACAGCGCTATGGACAAACGCTTGCCCAAACGTTCGTTTTTCCAAAAATACAAATACCACCTGCTTGCCGGAGCGGCGTTTGTGGCGTTCCTCGTATTTGTTATCGTGAGCGTATCGGGCGGACGAAAACTGCGTGTGGACAACGAAAAAATCGCGATTGCCGACGTGGCGGAAGCGCCGTTTCTCGATTACGTGGATGCCGAAGGCATCGTGCAGCCCATCCAAACCATCAAGCTCAACGCGCTGGAAAGCGGAATGGTACAGGAAGTGATTGCCGAAGAAGGCGCGATGCTGAAAAAAGGCGACGTGATTCTTGTGTTGCAAAATCCCGAATTAGAGCGCATCATCGAAGAGCAGCAAGCCGAATGGGAAAAACAGCGTATCCTCTACGAGGAGAAAAAGCTGGAAATGGAGCAGAAAACCATCCTGCTCAAGCAGCAAACACTTCAGGCGCGATACGAACTGAGCCGTTTGCAAAAAGACTTCGCGCTGGGCGAAGAAGAATTTAAGATGGGTGTAAAAAGCAAGGCGCAACTCAATGTGCAACGCGAAGAATTTACCTACAAAACCCAAAGCACCGCCCTGCAATTAGACGGGCTAAGACAAGACAGCGCCGCCACACACCTGCGCCGAACGCTGATGGACAACGACCTCGAGCGGGTACGAAAAACCACCTCACACGCCCGCGGACGAATGGATAATTTAATTGTGCGCGCCCCGATGGACGGACAATTGAGTTTCCTCAACGTTACGCTCGGCCTGCGGGTGGGACAATCGGAAAGCATTGGCGAAATAAAAGTGATGGACAATTTCAAGATACATACCCGATTGAGCGAGTATTACATCGACCGCGTACAGGTGGGATTGCCTGCATCGGTAACCTATCAGGGAAAGAAATATCCGCTACGCGTGTCGAAAGTCGTTCCCGAAGTGAAAGACCGGCAATTTGATGTGGATTTGGTGTTTACGGAGACCATGCCCGACAACGTACGCATTGGCAAAAGTTTCCGGGTGCAGGTGGAGCTGGGACAACCGGAAACGGCCATCGTCATTCCACGCGGCGATTTTTTCCAAACCACCGGCGGACAGTGGATTTATAAGTTGAACAAATCGGGCGACAGGGCAGTGAAAACACCCATCAGCGTTGGTCGGCAAAATCCGGTGCAGTACGAAATAGTGAGCGGACTGCAAGCCGGCGACCGCGTGGTGGTGAGTGGATACGCTAATTTTGGCGATGTGGAGGAACTGGTAATAAAATAGTTTTAAGTGCTGAGTTGGTAATTATTAGTAAGTTTAAGGTTTAAAGTTTGAAAATTTATCAAACCGCCGGCTGCAAACTTCGGTTTTCGGACTTCTAACAGTCTATTTAGTATTTGGTAATTAATAATTTGTAATTAAAAATATATGCTGTTACATTATCTAAAAATCGCGTGGAGAAATCTCCTGAAATACAAAACCCAAACCATCATCAGTGTATTGGGATTGACCATCGGCGTGGTGTTTTTCGCGTACGGATACCATTGGTATAAATACGAAACATCGTATGACGGTTTTTATCCTAATTCGGGCAGGATTTATCGAGTGTATGGCATTGAGAAAAACACGATGAATCAAAACGCAAAAATCCCTTATTTGGCAGTTGCCAAGATAAAAAATGGGTTTCCCGAAGTGGAGAAAATTGCCGTTCTGTACGATCAGTTTTCTATATCGTTTACTTACGAAAACGAAAGGTTGGAAATTCGGGATATCGAGAATGTTGATGAGAACTTCTTCAAAATGTTCCCTCCAATAGTAATTTGCGGTTCGTTGGACGACGATTTGTTTTTGGAAAAAGAGATAGCCGATATGGTAGTTACGGAAGATTTCGCCCGAAAGTTCTTCAATACACCCGAAGAAGCTCTCGGTAAAATGTTTATATCAACCTACAAAAACAGCTACGTCATAAAAGCGGTGATAAAAAATCCACCTGTCAATTCAAACTTTCAAGCGCAGTGTTATATTGCCGATATAAACGTAAGGGCGATATCAAGTGAGTCGGAAGAAAAAATTCAATGGACGAGCTTCTATCAAACACAACTGTATGTTCAGTTGCATAAAAACGCAAACAGAAAGGCTTTTGAAGAAAAATTGCGCAGCTACGCGGTCGATAATGATTTAAACACTAATTTGTTGTTCGCGATAAGCCCATTGAGAACCGTTAAGTACGACATTCAACAAGCAGGAAACGTGTTTGAACAACATAACAGCCTCAATTTAACCTACATACACACATTCCTGTTTGTCGGCGTGTTGCTGATTTTATCGGTTTTCTTTAACTACCTGAACATTCTTATCAACAGTATAGTGCAACGAACGCGCGAAATGAATCTTCGTAAAGTGTCGGGGGCACACACCCGAAATCTTTTTGTACAACTTTTTGTAGAAATTGGTTTGTTAATCTTGTTTGTTATCCTCTTATCCTTATCTGTTGCCGAATTAACTGCATCATCTTTCGAGAAAGTGTTTCAAACCGTTATCCTGAAACATCAATTGTTCGGAATACTTTTTGAGACTATCGCCATAGTGGGTGTTTCGCTTTGCAGTATCGTTTTTGTATCCCTTTACCGATTTCTCCAAAAAACATCTTTCAGGAAAAACATTACCCGTGTTCAAATGCAAAGAACACTGTCTGCGGGGAAAATAAGTATGGCCGTTCAACTGCTTGTCTTGTCGGCGCATTTTTTATGATGAGTGCTCTTGCTTTTTGGAGACAAGTGCGATTTATGCAAACTTCCGATTGGGGAATACAAACAAAAAACACCATTCAGGTAGGCGTTATGGGAGGTCCCAATAAAAAAGTTATTCTTGAGGAGATTAAGCAATTGGCCACCGTTGAAGAAATTTGCCCCACCGAATTATTCACAGTTAGCAACGAAGCTGGACCTTTTTCTCAAAACAATGTGAATTGGGAAGGCAGGCAACCCGATTACAGGCCTTTTTTCCAGACAGTGGATGTGGGGTTGAATTTTGCCTCATTTTTCGGATTGGAAATAATACAAGGACGCGATTTTACGGAAGCTGATTGGAAGACGGATGTTGCCAAAACGTTAATCAATGAAGAGGCTGCCCGCGTAATGCAACTGACAGATCCGATTGGGCAGAAAATAGAAATCGACCTTGATTATTATACACCCGAAGGGCCTGGTAGGGGAACGATGGAAATAATTGGCGTATTTCGTGATTTTCACGGCATCGGGCTTAAACAACCCATTATGCCGATGATACTGAAAAGCGTATCGTCGTGGCGCGAAACTATTTATTACGTGCGCTCCACACCAGGAACGGAAACGGAGACGCTACAGTCCATCCGTTCAATTTTAGAAGAGTATATTGAAGAATCTCAGGTTTCTAAGATTCCGCTCATAACAATGACCGACTTATTAAACAAACTAAGCCAACCCGAGCAGGATCTGTTGAAACTTTTCCTCACCGTTTCTTTGCTCTGTATTCTGATTGCCGTTTTCGGCATCTATTCCGTGTCGCAGCGCGAAACGCAACGCCGCCGCAAGGAAATTGCCATTCGCAAAACGGCGGGAGCGAAAACGCGCGAGATAATGGTGATGTTCATTCGCGAGTACCTGATTATTACGCTTGCAGCGTGCGCCGGGGCGTTCCCGTTGGCCGGATTATTTATGCACCGTTGGCTGCAAGGGTTTGCCTATCGCATTTCCATTTCGTGGTGGATGTTTGCGGTGGTGAGTTTGGTTGTGGCGGTTATCGTGCTGCTTACAATTTTTAGTCAGGTAAACAGAGCGTCAAATCAAAATCCGGCGGAGGTGGTGAAATCGGAATAAAAGTCTAAAGTCTTGACTCTTAACTTTTATCATCTAAAAAACAAGTATATGTTCAAAACGGCACTTAAATTAATATTCCGAAATTGGTGGCGCAACAAAACGTTCACACTTATTTCCATCCTCAGCCTTACCGTGGGTATTGCTTGCACGGCTCTGCTGATTTCTTTCGTCAGCTACGAATACGGAATCGAGAAGAACAATCCCAACCGCAATAAACTGGTGTGGGTGATGCAGGATATGCCGTCCAACCCCGGAGAAAAAGTGGCGTATATGAGCAGCGATGTTCCCAAACAACTGCAAGAGAAGTATCCCGAAATGGAAGGGTTCCTGCAACTGAACAGTTTTGGCATGAAGTATATCGAGGTGAACAACCAACATCTTGAGCCAATGGAAATTCTCAACGTGGATGCCTCTTTTCCGGAATTCTTTCCGTTCGAACTGCTGTACGGTTCATGGAACGCTTTCCACAATCCGCAGTCGATCGTTCTTAGCGAAAAGCAGACACAAAAGTTTTTCGGCAACGAAAACGCTCTGGGAAAACAGATTACGGTGTGTAAGGAGGACGGTTTCGGCTCGGAAAAAATAATCGTTTACACGGTTGGGGCAGTAACAAAAAGCCGCACGCAGTCGGCCATTATCTTCGACGGGCTTGTCTGCGACCCCGAAAACAACTGGGGCGGTCCCACACTGTTGATGATGCCGGTGCATACAGACCGCTCCCAATTTGAAGAAAAGGTGAAGAAAGACCGGATACCGACGCTCGCAGGAGGACAGTATTATTTTTATTCGTTCGATCAATCCATTTCATCCACTTATAACCAGCAACAACTCAATTACTGGCATTACAGAAAAAACAGCCTGTTGCTCGTCGGGCTGATTTCCGCGATCCTGGTGTTCCTCACGGCAGTGTTCAATTACGTGAACATGAGTTTTTCACGCGTCCTGCAACAGGTAAAAGCACTCCACACACAAAAATTGATGGGTGCCCGCGCATCCGATGTGCGGATACAGATTTTTGCGGACACCTTCCTTGCCGTTCTCATCTCTTTCGTATTGGCAATACTGATGATGCACGATTTGCTGCCGGTTTTCAACCAGGTGGTGTCGGTCGATTTTTCACCGGGATATTTCTACAGCAAAGATTTTTACCCGATACTGATACTGTTCATTGTTGTGCTTACGGTGATCCCGGCCTGGATAATGAGCCGGAAAATCAGCCGCCTGTCGGGAAGCGACTACCGCCTGTTTTTCGCTACCCGTAAAAACCGATGGATTGGCACGTTGATTACCGTGCAGTTTGTTGTTGCTTTCGCTTTGATCATCGCCACCCTTACGGCAAACCGGCAGGTAAGCCTGGTGAAACAAACCGGCAACCGGTACCGGAACCTGATAGAGATATCTGGGGTGATGGAGATTCAGGAACTTCAAAAACTGACATCCCGGTTAAAAAATATTCCCGGCGTATCCGGTGTTTCCATAGGAAACCTGCCCGTGATGAACTCATGGATTATGCACGGCACGTTACGAAAAGAAACCGGGGAAGAAATTGAAACGGCGGTGCTGCAACTCTCGGGAGATGAAGAATTATTAGACATACTTAATCTCCGGCAACTTTCGGGAGACGATTGGAGGTCATCATTCCAAATCAATCCATATTCGGTACTGGTGAACAAGACGTTTGTCGATATATTGGGCAAACGGGAAACGGAGTTAACGAACGAGCCCTTATCCAAGTATTTCGATGTGGGAGATTCGGTATCCGTTATCGCCGGAGTAGTGGAAGATTTTCACTTCAATTCCTTAGAAGAAAAAACAACGTCGTTTGTGATAGGGCGATATGCTTATGATCCGAGATACACCAGCACATTGCGTGTCAGGCTCGACGGCAAGAATGATTCCGAAACCTTTTCCGCCATTAAATCGGCATGGAGGCAAACCTTTCCCGATGACGGGTTCACTTACATCGACACCTATAATGAATTTATCAAACTCAACATTAAAATCTTCGAGATGTCGCGTCTGCTCAACATGTATTCGTTTATCAGCATCCTGCTTACCTGTTTCGGCTTGTTCGGTATCACATTTTATGCGGTTCGTCAACGCACCAAAGAAATCGGTATCCGAAAAATCAACGGGGCGAAAACGCCGCAACTCTTATGGTTGCTGATGAAACCGATATTTATATGGATGGCAATAGCCTTTGTGGTAGCAGTGCCGATAGCGTGGTGGTTTATAGAAAGATGGTTGCAACAGTTTGTTTACCGGATAGATGTATCGGTAAGCTCGTTTTTACTTGCATTGTTATTAGTCGCCGTTATCACATTTTTAACCGTTAACTGGCACGTATGGCGCACGGCGCGAAGCAATCCGGTGGAGAGTTTGAAATCGGAATAAAAACAAGGAATTAACGTGCCAATATGCTAATGAGTCAGTCTATTGCTGAGAATAAAAAGGATAACATACAAATAAACAACAGCCGGCTGTCTTAATTTTTAATTCTTCATTTTTAATTATTTATTATTGACTCTTGGCTCTAAAATCTAAAAA
This portion of the Petrimonas sulfuriphila genome encodes:
- a CDS encoding ABC transporter permease, which encodes MFKTALKLIFRNWWRNKTFTLISILSLTVGIACTALLISFVSYEYGIEKNNPNRNKLVWVMQDMPSNPGEKVAYMSSDVPKQLQEKYPEMEGFLQLNSFGMKYIEVNNQHLEPMEILNVDASFPEFFPFELLYGSWNAFHNPQSIVLSEKQTQKFFGNENALGKQITVCKEDGFGSEKIIVYTVGAVTKSRTQSAIIFDGLVCDPENNWGGPTLLMMPVHTDRSQFEEKVKKDRIPTLAGGQYYFYSFDQSISSTYNQQQLNYWHYRKNSLLLVGLISAILVFLTAVFNYVNMSFSRVLQQVKALHTQKLMGARASDVRIQIFADTFLAVLISFVLAILMMHDLLPVFNQVVSVDFSPGYFYSKDFYPILILFIVVLTVIPAWIMSRKISRLSGSDYRLFFATRKNRWIGTLITVQFVVAFALIIATLTANRQVSLVKQTGNRYRNLIEISGVMEIQELQKLTSRLKNIPGVSGVSIGNLPVMNSWIMHGTLRKETGEEIETAVLQLSGDEELLDILNLRQLSGDDWRSSFQINPYSVLVNKTFVDILGKRETELTNEPLSKYFDVGDSVSVIAGVVEDFHFNSLEEKTTSFVIGRYAYDPRYTSTLRVRLDGKNDSETFSAIKSAWRQTFPDDGFTYIDTYNEFIKLNIKIFEMSRLLNMYSFISILLTCFGLFGITFYAVRQRTKEIGIRKINGAKTPQLLWLLMKPIFIWMAIAFVVAVPIAWWFIERWLQQFVYRIDVSVSSFLLALLLVAVITFLTVNWHVWRTARSNPVESLKSE